From Erwinia sp. HDF1-3R, one genomic window encodes:
- the ppiA gene encoding peptidylprolyl isomerase A, producing the protein MLKRTLAAVATVLALSSLSVSALAAKGDTHVLLTTSAGNIELELNNQKAPASTKNFVDYVNSGFYNNTLFHRVIPGFMVQGGGFTTDMQQKPTRAPIKNEADNGLLNKRGTVSMARTADKDSATSQFFINVADNAFLDHGQRDFGYAVFGKVVKGQDVADKISQVQSQNVGPYQNVPVKPVVILSAKVLP; encoded by the coding sequence ATGTTAAAACGCACTTTGGCAGCCGTCGCTACCGTACTGGCACTCTCCTCACTTTCCGTATCTGCACTGGCTGCGAAAGGGGATACCCATGTTCTGCTGACGACCTCAGCGGGAAATATTGAACTTGAACTGAATAATCAGAAGGCACCCGCCTCGACGAAGAACTTTGTCGACTACGTTAACAGCGGCTTCTATAACAACACGCTTTTTCATCGCGTGATCCCTGGCTTTATGGTGCAGGGCGGCGGCTTTACCACCGATATGCAGCAAAAGCCCACCAGAGCGCCGATTAAAAACGAAGCGGATAATGGCCTGCTGAACAAACGCGGTACCGTCTCCATGGCCCGCACCGCTGACAAAGACAGCGCCACCAGCCAGTTCTTTATCAACGTTGCCGATAACGCTTTTCTCGATCATGGTCAGCGTGACTTTGGCTACGCGGTATTTGGTAAAGTCGTTAAAGGTCAGGATGTGGCAGACAAAATTTCCCAGGTTCAGTCACAGAACGTCGGCCCTTATCAGAATGTCCCGGTTAAGCCTGTCGTTATCCTTTCAGCTAAAGTGCTGCCTTAA
- the nirB gene encoding nitrite reductase large subunit NirB, with translation MRTRLVIIGNGMVGHRLIEALAEKAAPGQFAITVFCEEPWVAYDRVHLSAYFTHHTVDALSLVREGFYQQHDIDLLLEECVIQIDRERKIVRSSAGREVHYDKLVLATGSRPWVPPIQGASGKNCYVYRTIDDLNAIEARARQSQHGAVVGGGLLGLEAAGALRDLGIETHVIEYAPVLMAEQLDPLGGALLREKIEAMGVHVHTGKSTREILDTPAGGKRLLFGDDSALEVDFIVFSTGIRPQDALAKSCDLALAPRGGFMIDDQCVTSDGDIYAIGECAAWQGRAFGLVAPGYKMAQVVCEGLLGNSSAFTGADMSAKLKLLGVEVGGIGDTRGRTEGARSYIWLDEHQQIYKRLVVSADNKTLLGAVLVGDTADYGNLLQLMLNGIPLPENPAALILPAGAGDKPATGVESLPDTAQICSCFDVTKGALVQAVKRGCHTLAALKAETKAGSGCGGCVPLITQVLNAELSQQGIAVSHHLCEHFPYSRQELYHLIRLEEIRTFGQLLASHGSGYGCEICKPTVASLLASCWNEYVLTPQHTPLQDSNDIFLANIQKDGTYSVIPRSPGGEITPEGLIAIGEIGRRYRLYSKITGSQRIGLFGAQKDDLPAIWSELIAAGFETGHAYAKALRMAKTCVGNSWCRFGVGDSVSLGVELENRYKGIRTPHKMKFGVSGCTRECAEAQAKDVGIIATEKGWNLYLCGNGGMKPRHADLLAADLDSATLIRYLDRFMLFYIRTADKLQRTSLWLESLEGGIDYLKQVIIHDSLGLNAQLEAEMSQLRAGFRCEWKETVDDVSQHSRFAHFINDGSRDPLVQVIAERDQHRPARAEERLPVRVLEEKL, from the coding sequence ATGCGCACCCGACTCGTCATCATTGGCAACGGCATGGTTGGCCACCGCCTGATTGAAGCGCTGGCAGAGAAAGCCGCACCAGGCCAGTTTGCTATTACCGTTTTTTGTGAAGAACCCTGGGTCGCTTACGATCGGGTCCATCTCTCAGCCTATTTCACCCATCATACCGTTGACGCGCTGTCGCTGGTTCGCGAAGGGTTTTACCAGCAGCACGATATTGACCTGCTGCTGGAGGAGTGCGTCATCCAGATTGACCGTGAAAGGAAAATCGTCCGTTCCAGCGCAGGCCGCGAAGTGCACTACGATAAGCTGGTGCTGGCGACCGGATCCCGCCCCTGGGTTCCGCCAATACAGGGAGCCAGCGGCAAAAACTGTTACGTCTACCGTACTATCGACGATCTGAATGCCATTGAGGCGCGCGCCCGCCAAAGTCAGCACGGTGCCGTCGTGGGCGGTGGCCTGCTGGGGCTGGAAGCGGCGGGTGCTCTGCGTGATCTCGGGATTGAAACCCATGTGATTGAGTATGCGCCGGTGCTAATGGCCGAGCAGCTCGATCCCCTCGGGGGCGCACTGCTGCGCGAAAAAATTGAGGCGATGGGCGTTCACGTTCATACCGGCAAAAGTACCCGCGAGATCCTTGATACGCCAGCAGGCGGCAAAAGGCTGCTATTCGGTGACGACAGCGCGCTGGAGGTGGATTTTATCGTCTTCTCTACCGGTATTCGCCCGCAGGACGCGCTGGCCAAAAGCTGTGATTTGGCGCTGGCACCGCGCGGCGGCTTTATGATTGACGACCAGTGCGTCACCTCCGATGGCGATATTTATGCCATTGGCGAATGTGCCGCCTGGCAGGGTCGGGCCTTTGGCCTTGTTGCGCCCGGCTATAAAATGGCGCAGGTGGTTTGTGAAGGCTTGCTGGGCAACAGCAGCGCTTTTACCGGCGCGGACATGAGCGCGAAGCTGAAGCTCCTGGGCGTTGAAGTGGGGGGGATTGGCGATACGCGCGGACGGACGGAAGGCGCAAGAAGCTATATCTGGCTTGATGAACATCAGCAAATCTATAAGCGACTGGTGGTCAGCGCGGATAACAAAACGCTGCTCGGGGCGGTGTTGGTGGGAGATACCGCCGACTATGGCAATCTGCTTCAGCTAATGCTTAATGGCATTCCCCTACCGGAAAATCCTGCGGCGCTGATCCTGCCAGCCGGGGCGGGCGATAAACCGGCTACCGGGGTGGAATCACTGCCGGACACGGCACAAATTTGCTCCTGCTTTGACGTGACTAAAGGCGCGCTGGTACAGGCCGTTAAGCGGGGCTGTCATACCCTTGCCGCGCTCAAGGCGGAAACCAAAGCGGGGAGCGGCTGCGGTGGCTGTGTGCCGCTAATTACTCAGGTGCTAAATGCCGAACTGAGCCAGCAGGGGATCGCGGTCAGTCATCACCTTTGCGAGCATTTCCCCTACTCCCGGCAGGAACTTTACCACCTGATTCGCCTGGAGGAGATCAGGACCTTCGGGCAGCTGCTGGCCAGCCACGGCAGCGGTTACGGCTGCGAGATATGTAAACCAACGGTCGCATCACTGCTGGCGTCATGCTGGAATGAATACGTGCTCACTCCGCAGCACACGCCGCTCCAGGACAGTAACGATATCTTCCTCGCCAACATCCAGAAGGATGGGACCTATTCGGTGATCCCGCGCTCCCCGGGGGGCGAAATCACGCCTGAGGGGCTGATCGCCATCGGCGAAATTGGCCGACGCTACCGCCTCTACAGCAAAATTACCGGCTCGCAGCGTATCGGTCTGTTCGGCGCACAAAAGGACGATCTGCCCGCCATCTGGTCTGAACTGATTGCCGCCGGGTTTGAAACCGGCCACGCCTACGCTAAGGCCCTGCGCATGGCGAAAACCTGCGTTGGCAACAGCTGGTGCCGCTTTGGCGTTGGCGACAGCGTCAGCCTCGGCGTAGAACTGGAAAACCGCTATAAGGGCATTCGTACGCCGCATAAAATGAAGTTTGGCGTCTCGGGCTGCACCCGCGAGTGCGCCGAGGCGCAGGCCAAAGACGTGGGGATCATTGCCACCGAGAAGGGCTGGAACCTCTATCTCTGCGGGAACGGCGGTATGAAGCCACGCCATGCTGATTTGCTGGCAGCCGATCTGGATAGCGCCACGCTCATCCGCTATCTCGACCGTTTTATGCTGTTCTATATCCGCACCGCCGATAAATTACAGCGTACCTCCCTGTGGCTGGAGAGCCTTGAGGGTGGGATCGACTACCTGAAACAGGTGATTATCCACGACAGCCTGGGGCTTAATGCCCAGCTGGAAGCCGAAATGAGCCAGCTACGTGCCGGTTTCCGCTGTGAATGGAAAGAAACGGTCGACGATGTCAGCCAGCATAGCCGCTTCGCACACTTTATCAATGATGGCAGCCGTGACCCGCTGGTTCAGGTCATCGCCGAACGTGACCAGCACCGGCCGGCGCGGGCGGAAGAGCGCTTGCCGGTCAGGGTTCTGGAGGAAAAGCTATGA
- a CDS encoding aminodeoxychorismate synthase component II — MLLLIDNYDSFTWNLYQYFCELGVDVCVQRNDAMTLAQIDALRPQHLVISPGPCTPNEAGISLAAIRHFAGRIPILGVCLGHQAIAQAFGGRVVRARQVMHGKTSPVEHRDGGVFAGLNHPLTVTRYHSLIVEQASLPTEFEVTAWTLRNGQPDEIMGLRHRELRLEGVQFHPESILSEQGHQLLENFLKP, encoded by the coding sequence ATGCTGCTGCTTATTGATAATTACGACTCTTTCACCTGGAATCTCTACCAGTATTTCTGCGAGCTGGGGGTGGACGTGTGTGTCCAGCGCAATGATGCGATGACGTTAGCGCAAATTGACGCGCTGCGTCCGCAGCATCTGGTTATCTCTCCCGGGCCCTGTACGCCCAACGAAGCGGGTATTTCCCTGGCGGCTATTCGTCATTTTGCCGGCAGGATACCGATCTTAGGCGTCTGCCTGGGGCATCAGGCCATTGCCCAGGCGTTTGGTGGCCGGGTTGTTCGCGCCCGCCAGGTGATGCACGGCAAAACGTCACCGGTTGAACACCGTGACGGCGGCGTGTTTGCCGGACTGAATCATCCCCTGACCGTCACGCGCTACCATTCACTGATTGTTGAGCAGGCATCGCTACCCACAGAGTTTGAAGTCACGGCCTGGACGCTGCGCAACGGCCAGCCCGATGAGATTATGGGGCTTCGCCATCGTGAGCTGCGGCTGGAAGGGGTGCAATTCCATCCGGAAAGCATTCTTAGCGAGCAGGGGCATCAGCTGCTGGAGAATTTCCTTAAGCCGTAA
- the nirD gene encoding nitrite reductase small subunit NirD → MSKWHRICELEQILPATGVCARVGEQQIALFRPRPDDEVFALSNIDPFANASVLSRGIIAEHQQALWVASPLKKQRFRLSDGLCMEDESRSIASWPARVRDGFVEVAV, encoded by the coding sequence ATGAGTAAGTGGCACCGCATTTGTGAACTGGAACAAATTCTCCCCGCAACTGGCGTCTGCGCGCGGGTCGGCGAGCAACAGATCGCCCTCTTTCGTCCCCGCCCGGACGATGAGGTTTTCGCCCTCAGCAACATTGATCCCTTTGCCAACGCCAGCGTACTGTCACGCGGCATTATCGCTGAACACCAGCAGGCGCTGTGGGTAGCCAGCCCGCTTAAGAAGCAGCGGTTCCGGCTGAGTGATGGCCTCTGTATGGAAGATGAAAGCCGCTCAATTGCGTCATGGCCCGCCCGCGTGCGTGATGGCTTCGTCGAGGTCGCCGTCTGA
- a CDS encoding YccS/YhfK family putative transporter: MWRRLIYHPEVNYALRQTLVLCLPVAIGWLLGDLQKGLLFSLVPACCNNAGLDTPHKRFFKRLIVGGSLFAFSSFLIQYLGEHSVPLPAILFAMAMLLGVTGEISPLHARLLPGSLIAAIFTLSLAGRMPIWEPPLLYVLGTIWYGVFNWFWFWLWKEQPMRETLSLLYRELADYCEAKYTLLTRLTDPEKALPPLLARQQKAVDLIGICYQQMHMLAANRDSHHKRLIRAFQVALDLQEHISVSLHQPEEVQKLVEKSHAEAVIRWNAQTIAARLRELADDILYHRLPERFVMDKPLGALEKIARRSRDNPVGQFCYYHFSRIARVLRTQRPLYQRDLMADRQRRLPLLAACKSYLSLKSAALRTAARFAVMLTFASTLAMFFDLPKPYWILMTVMFVSQNGYSATRVRIQHRALGTLAGLIIAAVALRLHAPEAMVLSIMLVITLVSYLVIRKFYGWAMIGFTVTAVYSLQLLSLNGADFLLPRLMDTLMGCMIAFGGMIWLWPQWQSGLLRQNAHDALGTYQDALQMLLGSEQNPVRLAYQRMRANQAHNAVFNSLNQAMQEPGFDSNYLADMKLWVTHSQFIVEHINAMTILAREHTMLTPALAERYLQSCEIALQRCQQRLEYDGPGSDTNVLEDVQGEFEQGPITILERHLRQILDHLRIMHTISSLAWRDRPHHGRWLSRRLKKAPETKGSKHREKREESRQA; the protein is encoded by the coding sequence ATGTGGCGCAGACTGATTTATCATCCTGAGGTTAACTATGCCCTGCGTCAGACGCTGGTGCTCTGTTTACCAGTAGCGATTGGATGGCTGTTGGGCGATCTGCAAAAGGGACTGCTGTTCTCCCTGGTACCCGCATGCTGCAATAACGCCGGTCTGGATACGCCGCATAAGCGCTTTTTCAAACGCCTTATCGTGGGCGGAAGCCTGTTTGCCTTTAGTAGCTTTCTGATCCAGTACCTGGGTGAGCACAGCGTTCCCCTGCCTGCGATTCTGTTTGCTATGGCAATGCTGCTGGGCGTCACGGGTGAAATCAGCCCACTGCATGCCAGGCTGCTGCCCGGATCGCTTATCGCCGCCATCTTCACCCTGAGTCTGGCCGGTCGCATGCCGATATGGGAGCCGCCCCTGCTCTACGTGCTGGGGACGATCTGGTACGGGGTGTTCAACTGGTTCTGGTTCTGGCTGTGGAAAGAGCAGCCGATGCGCGAAACCCTCAGCCTGCTATACCGCGAGCTGGCCGACTATTGTGAAGCCAAATATACCCTGCTCACCCGTCTGACCGATCCTGAAAAAGCCCTGCCGCCGCTGCTGGCCCGCCAGCAAAAAGCCGTCGATCTGATCGGCATCTGCTATCAGCAGATGCATATGCTGGCCGCCAACCGCGACAGCCATCATAAACGTCTCATCCGCGCGTTTCAGGTCGCACTGGATTTGCAGGAGCATATCTCCGTCAGCCTGCATCAGCCTGAAGAGGTGCAGAAGCTGGTCGAAAAAAGCCATGCTGAAGCGGTCATTCGCTGGAACGCGCAAACCATCGCCGCTCGACTGCGGGAGCTGGCCGATGATATTCTCTACCACCGGCTGCCGGAGCGCTTTGTGATGGACAAGCCGCTCGGCGCACTTGAAAAAATCGCCCGTCGAAGCCGGGATAATCCGGTGGGACAGTTCTGCTACTACCACTTCAGCCGTATTGCGCGCGTCCTGCGCACGCAGCGCCCTTTATATCAGCGCGACCTGATGGCCGATCGCCAGCGCCGCCTGCCGCTGCTGGCCGCCTGCAAAAGCTATCTGTCGCTGAAGTCTGCCGCCCTGCGCACCGCCGCCCGCTTTGCCGTGATGCTCACCTTCGCCAGTACCCTGGCGATGTTTTTCGACCTGCCCAAGCCCTACTGGATCCTGATGACGGTGATGTTTGTCAGCCAGAATGGCTACAGCGCCACCCGCGTACGCATCCAGCACCGTGCACTCGGTACGCTGGCCGGGTTGATTATCGCCGCCGTCGCCCTGCGCCTCCACGCGCCTGAGGCGATGGTGCTGTCGATAATGCTGGTTATCACGCTGGTCAGCTACCTGGTTATCCGCAAGTTCTATGGCTGGGCGATGATTGGTTTTACCGTCACCGCCGTGTACTCGCTACAGTTGCTCTCGCTGAACGGCGCTGACTTCCTGCTGCCGCGGCTGATGGATACGCTGATGGGATGCATGATTGCCTTTGGCGGCATGATTTGGCTGTGGCCCCAGTGGCAAAGCGGGCTGCTGCGGCAAAATGCCCACGACGCGCTGGGCACCTACCAGGATGCGCTGCAAATGCTGCTTGGCAGCGAGCAGAATCCGGTCAGGCTGGCTTACCAGCGTATGCGCGCCAACCAGGCGCATAATGCGGTGTTCAACTCGCTTAATCAGGCCATGCAGGAACCGGGGTTTGATTCAAACTATCTGGCAGACATGAAGCTGTGGGTGACGCACAGTCAGTTTATTGTCGAGCATATCAACGCGATGACCATCCTCGCCCGTGAACATACGATGCTTACACCGGCGCTGGCCGAGCGCTACCTGCAAAGCTGTGAAATCGCCCTTCAGCGCTGCCAGCAGCGGCTGGAGTATGATGGTCCCGGCTCGGATACTAACGTGCTGGAGGATGTACAGGGAGAGTTTGAACAGGGACCGATAACGATTCTGGAGCGACACCTGAGGCAGATACTCGATCACCTCAGGATTATGCATACCATCTCTTCGCTGGCCTGGCGCGACAGACCCCATCATGGACGCTGGCTGTCGCGCCGCTTAAAAAAAGCGCCTGAAACGAAAGGCAGCAAGCACAGAGAGAAGCGGGAGGAGAGCAGGCAAGCATAA
- a CDS encoding cytosine deaminase produces the protein MQAVNLKRINHVRLPWRDGLWQIEIQDGNIARIAPQARCAPHPEALDAEGGLAFPPFIEPHIHLDTTQTAGEPAWNQSGTLFEGIERWAERKALLSHEDVKQRALQTLKWQIANGIQHVRTHVDVSDPSLTALKAMLEVRQEMAPWVDIQIVAFPQEGILSYPNGEALLEEALRLGADVVGAIPHFEFTREYGVESLHKTFALAQKYQRMVDVHCDEIDDEQSRFVETVAALALKEKMGERVTASHTTAMHSYNGAYTSRLFRLLKLSGINFVANPLVNIHLQGRFDSYPKRRGITRVKEMLEADINVCFGHDDVFDPWYPLGTANMLQVLHMGLHVCQLMGYAQIDAGINLITHNSARTLQLKDYGIQSGNSANMVILPAESGFDALRRQVAVRYSIRQGKVIAETQPAQTTIHLGESEQVDFRR, from the coding sequence ATGCAGGCTGTTAATTTGAAAAGAATAAACCATGTCCGACTGCCCTGGCGCGATGGACTCTGGCAAATCGAAATTCAGGACGGCAACATTGCACGTATTGCGCCGCAGGCCCGATGTGCCCCGCATCCGGAAGCGCTGGATGCCGAAGGCGGGCTGGCTTTCCCCCCCTTTATCGAACCCCACATTCATCTTGATACCACGCAAACGGCGGGAGAACCTGCCTGGAATCAGTCAGGTACGCTGTTTGAGGGGATTGAACGCTGGGCGGAGCGAAAGGCGCTGCTGAGCCATGAGGATGTCAAACAGCGCGCGCTTCAGACGCTAAAGTGGCAGATCGCCAACGGTATCCAGCATGTCCGCACCCACGTCGATGTCTCGGATCCCAGCCTCACCGCACTGAAGGCGATGCTTGAGGTCAGGCAGGAGATGGCCCCCTGGGTGGATATTCAGATTGTGGCTTTCCCTCAGGAAGGCATTCTCTCCTATCCCAACGGCGAGGCGCTGCTTGAGGAGGCCCTGCGACTGGGGGCAGATGTGGTGGGTGCCATTCCTCACTTCGAGTTCACCCGTGAATATGGCGTGGAGTCACTGCATAAAACCTTCGCGCTGGCACAAAAGTATCAGCGCATGGTGGATGTTCACTGCGATGAAATCGACGATGAGCAGTCCCGCTTCGTCGAAACCGTTGCGGCACTGGCGCTTAAGGAGAAGATGGGGGAGAGGGTGACGGCCAGTCATACCACCGCGATGCACTCCTACAATGGTGCCTATACTTCGCGCCTGTTCCGCCTGCTGAAGCTGTCAGGCATCAATTTCGTCGCCAATCCGCTGGTGAATATCCATTTGCAGGGCCGCTTTGATAGCTATCCGAAGCGCCGCGGCATTACGCGGGTGAAGGAGATGCTGGAGGCCGATATTAACGTCTGCTTCGGGCACGATGATGTGTTTGACCCCTGGTATCCGCTGGGAACCGCCAACATGCTCCAGGTGCTGCATATGGGACTGCACGTCTGTCAGCTTATGGGCTACGCGCAAATTGATGCCGGTATCAATCTCATTACCCATAACAGCGCCAGAACGCTACAGCTGAAGGATTATGGTATTCAAAGCGGTAACAGTGCCAATATGGTGATCCTCCCGGCAGAGAGTGGCTTTGACGCACTGCGTCGTCAGGTTGCGGTACGCTATTCCATTCGACAGGGAAAAGTCATTGCTGAAACGCAGCCGGCACAGACCACGATTCACCTCGGGGAGAGTGAGCAGGTGGATTTCCGTCGCTGA
- a CDS encoding aspartate aminotransferase family protein — protein MAADKSAVTRATFDEVILPVYAPAQFVPVRGKGSRVWDQQGKEYIDFSGGIAVTALGHCHPALVEALKTQGETLWHTSNVYTNEPALRLASKLIAATFADRVFFANSGAEANEAAFKLARYYAAKRHSPYKSKIIAFHNAFHGRTLFTVSVGGQPKYSDGFGPKPADIVHVPFNDLAAVKAVIDDHTCAIVVEPIQGEGGVMPATQAFMQGLRELCDKHQALLVLDEVQSGMGRSGKLFACEHYGVVPDILTTAKALGGGFPVSAMLTTDEIASTMSPGVHGTTYGGNPLACAVAEAALDIINTESVLSGVEARREQFVAALTALDARRPVFSDIRGKGLLIGAALRPEHAGKARDILHAAADEGVMVLNAGTDVLRFAPSLVIEPADIEEGMARFARAVETALF, from the coding sequence ATGGCAGCGGACAAATCAGCGGTAACGCGCGCGACGTTTGATGAGGTTATTTTGCCTGTTTATGCACCCGCGCAGTTTGTGCCGGTCAGGGGCAAAGGCAGCCGCGTCTGGGATCAACAGGGCAAAGAGTATATCGATTTTTCCGGTGGTATCGCGGTGACCGCGCTGGGCCACTGCCACCCTGCGCTGGTTGAGGCGTTAAAAACCCAGGGCGAGACCCTGTGGCACACCAGCAATGTCTACACCAACGAGCCTGCGCTGCGTCTGGCCAGCAAGCTGATTGCCGCCACCTTTGCCGACCGCGTCTTTTTTGCTAACTCCGGTGCGGAAGCCAATGAAGCCGCCTTTAAGCTGGCGCGCTACTATGCTGCCAAACGCCATTCGCCCTATAAAAGTAAAATTATCGCCTTTCACAACGCCTTTCATGGTCGCACGCTGTTCACCGTGTCCGTCGGCGGGCAGCCGAAATATTCCGATGGCTTCGGGCCTAAACCTGCCGATATCGTCCATGTTCCCTTTAACGATCTCGCTGCGGTGAAAGCGGTCATTGACGACCATACCTGCGCTATCGTAGTGGAACCGATCCAGGGCGAGGGCGGAGTGATGCCCGCTACCCAGGCATTTATGCAGGGGCTGCGCGAACTGTGCGATAAACATCAGGCGCTGCTGGTGCTGGATGAAGTGCAGAGCGGCATGGGCCGCAGCGGCAAGCTGTTTGCCTGTGAGCACTATGGCGTGGTGCCTGATATCCTCACCACTGCCAAAGCCCTGGGCGGCGGCTTCCCGGTCAGCGCGATGCTCACCACCGATGAGATAGCGTCAACCATGTCGCCGGGCGTCCATGGCACCACCTATGGCGGTAATCCGCTGGCCTGCGCCGTGGCAGAGGCCGCGCTGGATATCATCAACACCGAATCGGTGCTGAGCGGTGTGGAAGCGCGTCGCGAGCAATTTGTTGCGGCGCTAACCGCGCTGGACGCCAGGCGGCCGGTCTTCAGTGATATCCGGGGCAAGGGGCTGCTGATCGGGGCCGCACTCAGGCCGGAGCATGCCGGTAAGGCGCGGGATATTCTTCATGCCGCAGCGGATGAAGGGGTGATGGTCCTTAACGCGGGAACGGACGTGCTGCGCTTTGCGCCTTCGCTGGTGATTGAGCCTGCCGATATTGAAGAGGGCATGGCCCGCTTTGCCAGGGCGGTAGAAACAGCGCTATTCTGA
- the tsgA gene encoding MFS transporter TsgA → MTNRDRIGLTWISFFSYALTGAVVIVTGMVLENIADYFHLPVAQMSNTFTFLNAGILAAVFLNAWLMEIIPLKRQLMFGFVLMVLAVLGLMNSHSLGIFSLCMFVLGVVSGITMSIGTFLITHLYEGRQRGSRLLFTDSFFSMAGTIFPIIAAAILARSLPWYWVYACIGVIYVAIFILALCFEFPVLGKKSANHQTVEKEKWGIGVLFLSIAALCYILGQLGFIGWVPQYATKSMGMDITQAGGLVGNFWTSYMIGMWIFSAILRFFDPQRILTVLALAATLLMYWFVSSENAAMLKWIMISLGFFSSAIYTTIITLGSLQTRVSSPKLVNFILTCGTVGTMLTFVVTGPIVEKGGAHAALLTANGLYAVVFVMCLLLGFVSKHKQHPHTGSH, encoded by the coding sequence ATGACTAATCGCGATCGAATCGGTCTCACCTGGATCAGCTTTTTTTCCTATGCGCTTACCGGCGCGGTAGTAATTGTCACCGGTATGGTACTGGAAAATATTGCTGATTACTTTCATCTCCCCGTTGCGCAGATGAGCAACACCTTTACCTTCCTTAATGCGGGCATTCTCGCGGCGGTGTTTCTCAACGCCTGGCTGATGGAGATTATCCCGCTGAAGCGTCAGCTGATGTTCGGCTTTGTGCTGATGGTGCTGGCGGTGCTGGGGCTGATGAACAGTCACAGCCTGGGCATATTCTCGCTCTGTATGTTTGTGCTGGGCGTGGTGAGCGGGATTACGATGTCCATCGGGACATTCCTCATCACCCATCTGTATGAAGGGCGTCAGCGCGGATCGCGCCTGCTGTTTACCGACTCCTTCTTCAGCATGGCCGGAACCATCTTCCCGATTATTGCTGCCGCTATTCTGGCGCGGTCGCTTCCCTGGTACTGGGTTTATGCCTGTATCGGCGTCATTTACGTCGCGATCTTTATTCTGGCGCTCTGCTTCGAGTTTCCGGTGCTGGGCAAAAAATCCGCGAATCACCAGACGGTTGAAAAAGAGAAATGGGGTATCGGCGTGCTGTTCCTGTCGATTGCCGCCCTCTGCTATATCCTGGGCCAGCTGGGCTTTATCGGCTGGGTGCCGCAGTATGCCACCAAAAGCATGGGGATGGACATTACACAGGCGGGTGGTCTGGTCGGTAACTTCTGGACGTCATACATGATAGGCATGTGGATTTTCAGCGCCATACTGCGCTTCTTTGACCCGCAGCGTATTCTGACCGTGCTGGCGCTGGCGGCTACGCTGCTGATGTACTGGTTTGTCAGCAGCGAGAATGCCGCAATGCTGAAGTGGATAATGATCAGCCTGGGCTTCTTCTCCAGCGCAATCTATACCACCATCATTACCCTCGGCTCTCTGCAAACCCGGGTCTCCTCACCTAAGCTGGTCAACTTCATCCTGACCTGCGGCACCGTCGGAACCATGCTGACCTTCGTCGTGACCGGTCCAATTGTTGAGAAAGGCGGCGCGCATGCGGCGCTGCTAACCGCTAACGGTCTCTATGCGGTGGTATTTGTGATGTGCCTGCTGCTGGGCTTTGTTAGCAAGCATAAGCAGCACCCGCACACCGGTTCCCACTGA